A part of Salvelinus alpinus chromosome 5, SLU_Salpinus.1, whole genome shotgun sequence genomic DNA contains:
- the LOC139577079 gene encoding osteoclast-stimulating factor 1-like, which yields MSKPPPKPAKPGQVKVFRAMFTFDPRTPDELYFEEGDILYISDTSDSNWWKGTCRGRNGLIPSNYVAEQAESIDNPMHEAAKRGNLSWLRECLENKVGINGLDKAGNTALYWGCHGGHKDVVEILLGQSNVELNQQNKLGDTALHAAAWKGYSDIVEMLLNKNARMDIKNNEKKLALEMATNAQCASLIKRKQGGNITRTLSNADEYLDDEDSD from the exons ATGTCCAAACCGCCTCCCAAGCCAGCCAAACCAG GCCAGGTCAAGGTGTTCCGAGCCATGTTCACCTTTGACCCTCGAACA CCAGATGAGCTCTACTTTGAAGAAGGAGACATCTTGTATATCTCTGATACG AGTGACAGCAATTGGTGGAAGGGGACCTGTAGGGGAAGGAACGGCCTCATCCCAAGCAATTATG TGGCCGAGCAGGCGGAGTCCATTGACAACCCAATGCATGAAGCAGCTAAACGAG GGAATCTGAGTTGGCTGAGGGAGTGTCTGGAGAACAAAGTGGGAATTAATGGACTGGACAAAGCTGGGAATACTGCCCTCTACTGGGGATGTCATGGAGGACACAAAG ATGTGGTGGAGATCTTGCTGGGGCAGTCTAACGTTGAGTTGAACCAGCAG AATAAACTGGGAGACACTGCATTGCATGCTGCCGCCTGGAAGGGATACTCGGACATAGTAGAGATGTTACTGAATAAGA ATGCCAGGATGGATATTAAGAACAATGAGAAGAAGCTGGCTCTGGAGATGGCCACCAATGCCCAGTGCGCCTCTCTCATTAAGAGGAAACAAGGAGGCA ATATCACACGTACACTCAGCAACGCCGATGAGTACCTTGACGATGAAGACTCTGACTGA